GCGGCGAACTGCTTGGCGGCGCAGGCGCGGAAAGCCTCGAAGACAATGCGATCGCCGCGCGGATTGCCGGTACCCTGGAAACAATGAACATGCCCGGTTTGCGGCGCGTGATCAACGGCACCGGAGTGGTTCTGCACACAAACCTGGGTCGGGCTCCGCTGGCCGAATCGCTGCGGGATATGATGCTGGATGCGGCCTTCGGCTACAATACGCTTGAGTTCGACCTGGAAACAGGAGGACGCGGTCGCCGCGCAACCCATGTGGAGAAGTTGCTCTGCCAGCTGACCGGTGCCGAGACGGCGGTGGTGGTCAACAACAACGCGGCTGCGGTACTGCTGGCACTTTCCTCCCTCGCCCGTAACAGGGAGGTGGTGGTCTCCCGCGGGGAACTGGTGGAAATCGGCGGGTCGTTCCGTATCCCCGAGGTTATGGAACAAAGCGGTGCGATCCTGCGGGAGGTCGGCGCCACCAACCGCACCCATCCCCGGGACTATCGTGCCGCCCTGACCGCGGAAACCGCCCTGCTTCTTAAAGTGCACACCAGCAATTTCGCCGTGGTCGGCTTTACCAGCGAGGTTTCCACCGAGGAGATGGTCGCCATCGGTCGCGATGCCGGCGTACCGGTCATGGTAGACGCAGGGAGCGGCACCCTGCTGGATCTCTCTATCTGCGGACTCCGCGGTGAGAAGACCATCAGGGAATACCTCGATGCCGGTGCGGATGTGGTCAGTTTCAGCGGCGACAAACTTCTCGGCGGCCCCCAGGCCGGCATCATCGTGGGCAAGCGCAGTTTTCTGGACCCCATGAAAAAACACCCGCTGCTGCGGGCCCTGCGTCTTGACAAGGTCACCCTCGCAACGCTGGAAGGGACGCTGCGCCTGTACCGGGACGAACGCGAAGCCCTGCAGCGCATACCGATCCTGCGCATGTTGACGGTCCCGGCCGAAGAGCTTGCCAAGCGGGCCACAAAAGCCGTACGTCGCATGCGACGCGCACTGCCGGTCGCCGTAACCGTCACCGCCCGCAAGGGGTTTTCCCAGGTTGGGGGCGGCTCCTTCCCCCTGCTGGAAATCCCCACAACCCTGCTTTGCGTCGCCGTCGAAGGCCTGTCCGCCCAGCAACTGGAAAGGCGGCTGCGAACCAGGGCCCTGCCGATTATCGGCAGAATATCGCAGGGCGCCTTCCTGCTGGACCTGCGTACCCTGGCCGACACGGAGATTGCGGACATCATCAGCGCCTTGCAATCCATCACCGTCTCAGCTTGAGTTTTCGCGCAAACCTGTCGCCTATCGCTTTCTCAGCACCCTCTTGTCGCCAACCCGGATGGTGATCTTTTCCTGGTCGAAATACTCCAGAAGAGGGATCATGTATTTGCGGGACAAGCCGGTCAGTTCCCTGAACTGCGGAGGGGTTATGCCGTCATTTTCCCGCAGGAAGCCAACCAGCTTGTCCTGCAGCTGCCGAAGGGTTTCGGGATCGTAGAAAAGATCGGCCTTGACCTTTGCCACCCGTCCCTCGCGGACCAGCAGATTCAGATAATCCAGGACGCTTTTCTCACTGCCGCTCACTGTCTCGCACAATTCCTTGATGGTGGGCGGTTCGGTCCCGCCGGCTGCCAGAGCGGCTTCCAGCCTGGACAGAAGCTCGCCCCGGTCGGCAACGGCAAAAGCCTTATGGCCCGGCTTTTTTACCAGATCCCGGTCAACCTGTGCGGTGCCGTCCTTCTCCAAGGCATGCAGGACCAGCGGGAAGAAGCGGATATCGCTGCGTTTCGGAATGCACGCCTTCAACTCTTCTTTTCCGATCCCCTCCTTGTGGGGATTGTCCTTCACGTAGTCTTCCAACCCTGCAAGCAGCAGGCACTTGAGACGTTCAAATGCTTCTTTTGCCAGGAAAATCCGAGGCTTTCGCAGTGCCTGCACAATTTCACCCTGGGAAAGCAGTGCCGCGAGGGCGGCCTCGGCTCGTGGCGCCGGAAGGCCGCTGCGAATGACAAGATCCTCCAAACTCAGGCCGGACAGCAGGCTCTCCCGAACCAGAAGCAGGAGTTTGTCCGCATCCGCCCCTTCACTGAGCGCATCGAGAAGTTCGAGGGCCTGCGCGGAACGACGCCTGCGCCGCGGCGGCGCAGGATCGATCACCACACCGCCGCCAACGGTAATCTGCGGTGAATAGCTGCGCACAATGAACAGATCCCCGGGCAGAAGCAGAACCGGGTTTCTGAGGCGCAGCTGAACAAAGGCGGAGTCCCCTGGTGCCAGGGTATCCCGATCCAGCAGAATGATCTGCGCCGGTACTTCGTAAGTGGCCGAATGCAGGCGCAGCGTTGCGCGATGCTTCAGATCCCGTGGGGCCGAAGACAGATAATCGATGCGGGCGTCCACGGTACGGGTCGCGCGAAACACCCCACGCGGCACAACCACGTCGCCCCGGGACATATCGCCATAATCGGCACCCTGCAGATTGACCGCCAGCCGCTGTCCCGCCGAACCGCGTTCCGATTTTTTGCCGTGGGTCTGCACGCTGCGCACCCGCGAGGTCAGGCCGGAAGGTAGAATTTCCACCTCATCGCCAGTGGCGATTTCCCCGGAAAGCAGGGTGCCGGTAACGACGGTGCCAAATCCCGCAACGGTAAAAACTCGGTCAACCGGCAGCCTGAAAGGGCCGTCGGTGGGCTTTTCCTCTATTTCGGCGGCAAGCTGCCCCAGGGTGGCCTTGAGCTCATCCAGGCCGGCGCCGGTTTTTGACGAAACCGGGATGATCGGTGCCTGTTCCAGGAAACTTCCCGCCAGATAATCGCGCACCTCTTCCATCACCAGATGCAGCCATTCCTCATCCACCATGTCGCACTTGGCAAGGGCCACCAGACCTTGCCTGACCCCGAGCAACTGGCAGATCTCCAGGTGTTCGCGAGTCTGGGGCATAACGCCTTCATCGGCGGCAATCACCAGCATGACCAGGTCCATGCCGCCAACACCAGCCACCATGGCCCGCACAAATCGCTCATGGCCAGGAACGTCCACAATCCCGAACTGCACGCCGTCCGGCAATTCCAGATGCGCGAAACCGAGTTCGATGGTGATGCCCCTTGCCTTCTCTTCCTTGAGACGGTCCGTATCGATGCCCGTCAGGGCCTTGACCAGCGATGTTTTGCCATGGTCTATATGCCCGGCGGTACCAAGAATAAGGTGTTTCATACAATGCCCTTACCAACTGCTGTGAGACACGATAGTGGAACGGAAAGAAAACCGGATGCGCTGTATTTCAGAAAAACCGGGTGGGGAGCGGGGAATTTGGCGGAAGCGCATGGGAATCGAACCCACCTGGGAAGTTTCTCACCCCCCACACCGGTTTTGAAGACCGGGCGGCCCACCAGCGACCGACGCGCTTCCATGATCTGCAATAACGGATCTGCATGGCACGAGTCCGGGGTTCTATAACACTGCCAGCAGCCAGAACCCGGCCCTGAGCGCTCTCCCGTATCGTTTCCAATGCGCAGCAGATACTACCCGATCATTTGAATTTATGCAACCTCTTATGCCCGTTTTAGAAAGTGTCGCCGCGCCGGACAGATCGGCCACCGCGCACTATTCCAGGCCAAAACGTTGCAAAATGCTGTCGACAAAGGCTTCGGCGGCGGGAGAAAGCGATCGCCCCCTCCGGGTCACGAGATAAAAATGCCGGGAAATGACCATTCCCCGCACCGCGACAAGAAACAGTTCTCCGCGCTCGCATTCCTTTCTGACCGACAGTTCGGACACAAAGGAGATGCCGGCACCATTCAGAATGGCCTGTTTGACCGCTTCGTTGCTGCCCAGACACAAGGAAACGTTCAGTTGATCGGGATCGAGGTTCGCCCTGACCAGTGCGTCGCGAAAGGAACTGCCGGTTCCCGAACCCGATTCGCGAAGAATCAGGGGCTCATCCAGAAGCTCTTCCACGGCAATGTCCTTTTTGCCGTACCAGCGATGACCCGCCGGCACCACCAGGGATATCCTGTCGGGAGCAAGGGGCGTAAAAACCAGATCCTTCTCAGCGAAGGTGGTGCCGACCAGCGCGAACTCCACTTCTTCACACTTGAGCCGCTCAAGGGTCTCCCTGCTGTCACCCTGATAAAGGGTTATGACAACGCCGGGATAGTTCTCCCGAAAGGAAAATATGCAGTCCGGGATCATGTAGCATGCAGGAATATTGCTGCCACCGATTTTCAGGGCCACCTCGGCAAGCCCCCGAAAACGATTGAGAGCCAGTGCCACGTCCCGGCCTTCCTGAAGGATGCGCCGGGCGTGCTCCAGCAGCAGTTTTCCGGCCTCGGTGGGAAACGCCCCCTTTCCGGTCCGGTCAAGCAATTTCAAATCGAACTCTTTTTCAAGCGATGAGATGTGCTGACTGACGGTTGACTGGGTGAGAAAAGCAGATTCCGCGGCTCGGGAAAAACTGCCGCTGTCCGCAACGGCAATGAATACTTCAAGCTGTTTCAGGTTCATGAACATCCTCAAAAAAGGTATCGAGCAGGTAGCTAGAACCATGCGGCTCGAGCTTTCATTGATTTTTTCACTATATAGCATGATTTTTTTGAATAGAAAAGTTTTTGCGAAGATGCCAGGTCTCAAAGTCTCCGGACGTATGTCAACCAGACGTCAATCCTTCGAAAAATCCATTCTCGCCTCGCTGCCGGTAGCGTACCTGTGCTAGAATGCGCGCCTGTTCGCGGGCAGAAACCGTGGTCGGGGCAGACTGCCAGCCGGCACAGACGCCAGCCCTTCCCAGCAGCAAACGTGGCTTCCGGAACGCCCCAAAAATCCGCGTTGCACATACCGATCAAAAGGTCGGAACATGATTGGAAAGACAGGTTTTAATGGATATGATCACGCTTTTCGGCCTGGCGATTGCCCTGGCCATGGACGCGTTTGCCGTGGCTCTCGGCTGCGGCCTGGTACTGGAACGGCTGACCGCCAGACATCTGTTCCGCCTCGGTTGGCACTTCGGCCTTTTTCAGGCCATGATGCCGGTTGTCGGCTGGCTGGCCGGCCTCACCGTGCAACGCTGGATCGAGAGCTACGACCACTGGGTAGCCTTCGCCCTACTGGCGTTTGTAGGCGGGAAAATGATTCGGGAGGCGTTTCAGGACGGGGAAACCCGTGCATCGCGGGATGACCCGACACGGGGCATGTCGCTTATCATGCTGTCGGTCGCGACCAGTATCGATGCCCTGGCGGTGGGCTTGTCACTGGCCATCGTCGGCATTTCGGTATGGTTTCCTGCGCTGGTCATCGGCATGGTTGCCCTGGTGATGACAGTGATCGGCATGCTGCTTGGCCGCCGGGCCGGCGCCCGCTGGGGCCGGCCCGTGGAGATTGCCGGCGGCGTCATCCTCATCGGCATCGGCCTGAAAATCCTTTGGGAGCATACGTTGGGGATCTGACAAACTCCCCGGCCCGGCCGCAAAGACCAGGGAAAAGGTACCCTGGCAGCACCTCTGAACAAGGATCTGTCGGCGCAATCAAGGTTTGGCGCAGGGAAATCCGTGTCGATCGAAGCGCCAGTCGACAAAGCCGAACATATAGTTGTGATCGAGGCTGCGCAAGTGCCACTGATTGCGATGATTGAAGCCGATCAGCTTGTGCATGGATGCAAAATCGAGCATCCAGCCGCCGTCGCCCCAAACCAGAAAATAAGGTGCCGCGCCCGTCTCGGCCAACGGAAACCGGATCACGGCCCGGCCGTCATGCTGAAAAACCTTGCCCTGACCGATATGAGACTCCAGCTTGCGCCGCTCATTGTCCTGCTGGGCGTCGGTCACCAGCCATTGGCGGAAAAAGTCCTGGGTTTCAGGAGAATAAAGGCCGAGTCCGGGGTCCTTGATGTGCCCGCGAAGCACTTCCAGATAGGCTTCCAGAGCCTGCTCCGGCGAAGACTGGGCGCCAAAAGCCGAAGCGTCCTCGAGCAGCGGCTTGTCCACCACGCCGATGCCGATGTCAACGGCGCTGCGCGCCCCGCCGCCCCCCGAAAGGTGGGCCAAACCGCCCGCTGCGGCCGACGGATCGTAACCAGCCTCGTCAATGGCGCCAAGGGCCTTGCCGACCACCAGTTCGGCGGTTGCCTCGATCCCGGCGCCGAGGCGCCCCGCTTCAAAGAAGGGCGCCATCTGGCGCTGCTCGATATAACCGATGAAGGCGTCGGGAAAGATCCCCTCCAGATCGTAGCCGATCTCCATGCGCACCTGCCGGCCAACCGGATCGACCAGCAGCAAAACCCCGCGGGTCCCCCTGGTGCGTTTCCCGATGCCATGCTGTTCGACAAGCTGTGCCGACAGCGAGTCCAGATCGCCGCAGGCGTCATCCAGCACCACGACCTGCAGTTCGATGTCGAGTTCCTGCAGCAGTTTTTTCTGAAAAGTCCGCAACCGCAACTCTTCATCGGCGCTCATCAAGCCGGCGCGGTCGTCGATGTATCGATCCCCGCAGGCAGCCAACAGCAGCGCCAGACCCAGCATCACACAAAACAAAAAGCCCCTCATGCCCCACCCCTTGTTTTGAACCCCGACAAACTCCTAACGCCGCGTAATCCGCCAGCAATTGTGAATTCTCGGATTGCGGGCGAAATCCCTTGGGATGGTAGCGGCGGTAATGTCTTCGATTTCCAGTTCCGGCAGCGACGCGAAATCCATGCGGAATTTACGGAAGTTGTTGGAAAAGATCAGCACTCCATCGGGGCTCAGCAGATTGGCGGCGAGGCGGATAAGGGACACGTGATCGCGCTGGATATCGAGAGTCGTTTCCATCGACTTGGAGGTGGAGAAAGTCGGCGGATCGAGGAAAATCAGATCGTAGTGTTCCTTCTCCCGCTCCAGGTATTGCAACACATCGGCGACGATGAAACGGTGCTGCGGGCCGGCCAGTTGATTGAGCCGCAGATTAGCCTGGGCCCACTCGAGGTAGGTACGGGACATATCAACGGTAACGCTTGTGGCCGCACCGCCTTTGACGGCGTGCACGGTGGCGGTGCCGGTATAGGCGAACAGGTTGAGGAAGCGCTTGCCCTCGGCCATGGCCTGCAGCATGAAACGCGTCGGACGGTGATCGAGAAACAGGCCGGTATCGAGATAGTCGGTCAGATTGACCAGAAACCAGCAGTTGCCTTCCCGCACTTCGAAACGCTCGCCGGTCCGGTCGAACCTCTGATATTGGCTGGAGCCTTTCTGTTTGCGGCGTACCTTGAGGGAAATGGCTTCAGGTTGGACTTCCAGTACCTCCGGCAACACCCGCATCGCCTCGCGCAAGCGTCGCTCTGCCTGGCGGCTATCGATGGAAGGCGGCGCCTGGTATTCCTGCACATGCACGCGGTCTTCATACACATCGACGGCGACGGCGTATTCGGGCATGTCGGCATCATAGAGCCGGAAACAGGTGACATCCTCCTTTTGCAGCCAGCGCTTGAGCTGCTTGTAGTTCTTGCGCAGACGATTGGCGAACATCCGGGCCCCTTCGCTGAGCGGGGCCTGCGGTGCATCGGCACCAAAGAAGCGTTCTTCGGCAATGTCAAAATTGAGCAATCGGCATTCCAGGGCACCATTGTAAAGCGTGTAGAGCTTCTGGGCACGAACGCCGATATGTTTGGCCAGATCGGGATTGCCAGTAAGGATGGAGGCCTGCCAGCCGCCGAAATATTCGCGCAGTTTTTGCCCCAGCAATTCATAAAGGGAACGCAATTCTTTGACCTCGCCGAGACGCTCGCCGTAGGGAGGATTGGAGACCAGCAGGCCTGGGCAGTCCGAGGTCCCGGGAACGGCCTGAAAATCACTCAGTTCGCAACGTTCAAAGTGCAGATGTTGCCGCAGTCCGGCCTTGTCGGCATTCTCCAGCGAGGCGCGAATCGCCTGTCGCTCCCGATCGTAGCCAACCATGACCGGCAAGCGTTGCAAGCCTGCTTCGCGGCGCTGCCGAGCCTCGTCCAGCAGCCCTTCCCAGAGACCGGCGCGATGCTGCAGCCAGCCGGAAAATCCCCAATAGGGACGGGTCAGGCCGGGCGCGCAATCGCCAGCCATCAGCGCGGCCTCGATCACCAGCGTGCCGGACCCACACAAAGGATCGACCAGGGCGCCGCCCCGGGCCGCCAGCTGCGGCCATCCGGCCCGCAGCAGAACCGCGGCGGCGAGGTTCTCCTTGAGCGGCGCCAGCACCCCTTCGGCCCGGTAGCCGCGCCGGTGCAGGCTGTCGCCGGACAGGTCGAGGCTCAGAGTCGCCTGATCGCGGTCGATGTGCAGATTGATGCGGATAGCAGGACGTTCGAGATCCACCGAGGGTCGCTGATCGAAGCGATCGCGGAAACGGTCCACCACCGCATCCTTGACACGCAAGGCGGCAAACCGTGAATGGTGGATCTGCGAACGCCGTACCGACGCATCGACGGCCAGCGTACCGCCGGGGCGCAGATGTTCTTCCCAGGGAATTTCCCTGGTGGCGGCGTACAACGCATCGGCATCGGCAGCCGGGAATTCGGCCAGAGGCATCAGTACACGACTGGCCAGCCGCGACCACAGGCAAACACGGTAGGCCGTCTCCAACGTTCCCTGAAAAGAGACGCCGGCCCGGGTTTCCGAGACGTCGAGGGCACCTAACACCCGCAGTTCATCAGCAAGCAGGGATTCGATGCCCTTGGGCGCCGTGACAAAAAATCGTAGCGATAATTCCATTCATTCAACTTTCGAGGCCGCGGCGGCGCCAGGCGCTGAAACACCAGACCAGGCCGGTAACAAGACATACGCAGGGCAGAATATCGCCGAAACGGTTATAAAAGGTCGGTCTGCTGCCAAGTCCGGCAATGCCCTGCAGGGCCGCCGTCTCGAACAGATCGGTCCTTGCCGTGATGCGTCCCGAGGGCGCAATCAGGGCCGAGATCCCGGTATTGGCGGCGCGTGCCAGCCAGACGCGGTTTTCCACGGCGCGGAAGCGGGCCATGGCCAGATGCTGGTATGGAGCCGAGGAACGCCCGAACCAGGCGTCGTTGGTGATATTCACCAGCAGATCGCTGCCGCGGCGCACATATTCACGGGCCAGTTCCGGAAAAATCCCCTCGAAGCAGACCAACACCCCGATCTTGTGCCCGTTCATCGGCAGGGGGCTGATGGTCCCCGGGGAAAACTCGCCAATCCCGACCACCAGTTTATCGATAAAGGGCAGAAAGGTTTTCAGTGGCACGTACTCTCCGAAGGGCACCAGGTGCACCTTGTCGCTACGTCCCAGTTCCTCACCATCGGGCGCCAGCAGAAACGCGCTGTTGAGATAATGTCGGCGTCGATTGATATCCTCATAGGCCGGACTGCCGAACAGCAGCCAGGCGTTGCGGTCGGCAGCGACCTGCCGCACCTGCTCCGAAAGTGCACCGGATTCCTGAAAAAAAAACGGCACGGCGCTTTCGGGCCAGACCACCAACTGCGCCGGCTGCTCCGGTTGCAGGGACAGGCGACGGTAGACATCGATGGTCGCCCGTTGGTAAGCCGGATCCCACTTCCGCGACTGATCGATGTTGCCCTGGACCAGAACCGTCCTCAGAACCGCTTCGCGACGATCGGGATCATTGGCCAGCCGGTAGCGGCCGTAAGCCAGGTTGCCCGCCATCAGCAGCAGGGTGACGGCCAGCGCAAGGCGCGGAAACGAAGTCTCCGGGCGTCGCAGGAACCATGATACCACTCCCGCCAGGGTAGCATTGGCAAGAACCAGCAGGAAACTCAGGCCATAGGGCCCGAAAACATCGGCGCACTGAATAACAGCCAACCGACTCTGCTGGGAGTAACCGAGGCTGGCCCAGGGAAAGCCGGTGAGGAAGAAGGAGCGCACGAACTCGACGGCCACCCAGATGACCGGCAGGCTCAGGGGCATGGCAACGCCCAGGCGTGTCTGCAGACGCCGGGAGCCCCAGATGGCAACGCCGAAAAAGGTCGCCAGATAGGCGCACAACAACAGGTAGGCGACCCCGGAGAGAAGCGGCGGCAGCTGGCCGTAGCGGACCATGACAATATTCAGCCAGTACAGAACCAGTCCGAAAAACCCCAGGCCGGCGGCAAACCCTGTAGCGAAGGGCCGTTCCCGGCACACCAGCAGCAAAGGCACCAGCCCGAACCAGGCAAAAGCTGCCAGGTCCGGGCGGGGAAACGACAGGGCCAGCAATAGTCCGGAAAAAAAGGCCCACAAAAGGGCCGTATCGGGGAGACGCGGTTTCATGGCGCGGAAGGCGTTTCGGCGCCGCTGTCACGGCGCACACGCACAGCATGAATTTTACGCTCGTCACATTGTTCGACGGTCATCACCAGTCCCTGAGAAACGATTTCCTCGCCCCGGTGGGGCACCCTTCCCAACAGATGAAACAACCACCCGCCGACGGTATCGAACCGCTCGCGAGAGATGGTGATGCCGAAATAATCCTCGAATTCATCGATATTGAGGCGGCAATCAACCAGCAAACTGTCGTCCTCCTGCGGCAACAGCCAGTCCTCCTCCAGATCGTATTCGTCCTGGATGTCGCCGACAATTTCTTCGATCAGATCCTCGATGGTGATCAGCCCGGAAGTCCCCCCGTACTCATCGATGGCAATGGCCATATGTACCCGGCGGGTACGGAATTCCTTGAACAGCTCCTCGATCTTTTTGGTTTCGGGCACGAAGTAAGGCTCGCGCATGATGCCGGCCAGATCGATATCGGCCGATGCCTTGCCCCAGAATTTGAGAAGATCCTTGGCATAGATCAGCCCCACGATGTGATCGGTCGTGCCCTGGTAAACAGGAATGCGGGAGTGCCCGGAGTCGATGATGGCATCCAGAACCTCGCGGACTGAAGCATCGATGCTGCAGCAGCGCATATCGGTGCGGGGAACCATGATCTCGCGTACGATGGTTTCCCCGAATTCGAATATGGAATGCAGCATCTCGCCTTCTTCTTCATTGATGATGCCTTCTTCTTCCGAGGCATCGATCACTGCCTGCAATTCCTGTTCGGTACGGATCCGCCGGCGGCCCGGCAGCAACACATCCTTGAGGCGGTGCCAGAAAGCCGGCCTGTTTCCAGAACTGTCGTCGTCCAAATGTCTCCTCCGGATAAATGGAAAACTCGATGTTTCGGGGCCTTTCAGCCAAAACAAAGGTGCAGAACCCAGGTCACCCCGGCACCGAGCATGGCGCCGGCCAGAACCTCCTGTACGCTGTGGATCCCCATGTAAATGCGACTATGGGCGATCATAACGGCCAGAGACAGGGTCAGGAGCATCACCACCGAGCCGACCGGGGCCAGTGCTACCGTGGTCGCCACGGAGAAAGCGAAGGCTGCATGACCGCTGGGCATGCCGCCCTCAAGCGGCGTGCCGCGCCCGGCCCAGGCCTTGAGCAGAACCACCAGCAGAATCACCGTCGCCAGACTGAAAACCGCCAGCTCCCCTGGTGCTACCCCGCCCAGATGGCTTGCCGGCTGGTCGCCGGGGGGGCAAAGACGTACCCTGACAGGATCAGATACCCCACGATGGCGGCGCCCACGCTGACCAGCAGCACCGCCCCCGCTGCAACATCCTTGACCCGGCGGGCCAGAGGATGGAAATCCGGCGAGGCCAGATCGACCAAGGTTTCGCAGGCGGTATTGACCAGTTCGGCAAAAAGCACCAGCACAATGGCAAACACCAGCAGGATGAATTCAAGCGCGGTCACCCTGAAAATCAACCCGGCCAGAACCACCCCGACAGCTACCAGGCAATGACAGCGCATATGCTGCTGGGTGCGGACCGCCCACAGAAATCCCTCGATGGCACAGTTGAAGCTGAAATGCACGCCCTTGGCGGGTTTCATGCCGGACACTCAGCCATTGAGAAATTCTTCCCGGATCCCGGCGAACAGCTGCGCTTCACGCTCTTCCATAAGCTGCGCCTGCTCCTGGGTACCACGCTCGTGATCGTAGCCAAGCAGGTGCAAAATGCCATGAAGCAGCAGAAAGTACAACTCGCTCTCGAAAGACAACTCCGCTTCGCGCGCATCCCGTGCCGCGGTGTCGGCGGAAATGATCACGTCACCGAGCAGTTCGGGGTGCAGTCCCGAGCCCTCCCCTTCCTGCATGGCGAAGGAGATGACGTTGGTCGACTTGTCACGCTGCAGATAATCCCGATTGATTTCGCGGATCTCGATGTCGTCGACGATCACCACCGACAACTCGG
This portion of the Syntrophotalea acetylenica genome encodes:
- a CDS encoding hemolysin family protein, with protein sequence MDDDSSGNRPAFWHRLKDVLLPGRRRIRTEQELQAVIDASEEEGIINEEEGEMLHSIFEFGETIVREIMVPRTDMRCCSIDASVREVLDAIIDSGHSRIPVYQGTTDHIVGLIYAKDLLKFWGKASADIDLAGIMREPYFVPETKKIEELFKEFRTRRVHMAIAIDEYGGTSGLITIEDLIEEIVGDIQDEYDLEEDWLLPQEDDSLLVDCRLNIDEFEDYFGITISRERFDTVGGWLFHLLGRVPHRGEEIVSQGLVMTVEQCDERKIHAVRVRRDSGAETPSAP
- a CDS encoding phosphatase PAP2 family protein is translated as MILLVVLLKAWAGRGTPLEGGMPSGHAAFAFSVATTVALAPVGSVVMLLTLSLAVMIAHSRIYMGIHSVQEVLAGAMLGAGVTWVLHLCFG
- a CDS encoding diacylglycerol kinase family protein codes for the protein MKPAKGVHFSFNCAIEGFLWAVRTQQHMRCHCLVAVGVVLAGLIFRVTALEFILLVFAIVLVLFAELVNTACETLVDLASPDFHPLARRVKDVAAGAVLLVSVGAAIVGYLILSGYVFAPPATSRQAIWAG
- the ybeY gene encoding rRNA maturation RNase YbeY; this translates as MGMIHIENRQKNQKIALETLQKVAQRILNDSGCPDAELSVVIVDDIEIREINRDYLQRDKSTNVISFAMQEGEGSGLHPELLGDVIISADTAARDAREAELSFESELYFLLLHGILHLLGYDHERGTQEQAQLMEEREAQLFAGIREEFLNG